Proteins from one Candidatus Nealsonbacteria bacterium CG07_land_8_20_14_0_80_39_13 genomic window:
- a CDS encoding site-specific DNA-methyltransferase, producing MGKPYYEKPNFTLYQADSLEFLKEIPENSVDMIFADPPYFLSSGSFTCQNGKMVSVKKGDWDLSNGLKKNFEFHFAWTKECKRILKPSGTIWISGTYHSIYQCGFALEVNKFHILNDIAWFKPNASPNLSCRFFTASHETLIWARKEEKAKHTFNYDLMKNGEWPEDEIKKPGLQMRSVWSINTPKPIEKKFGKHPTQKPSDLLRRIVLASTNRGDLILDPFTGSSTTGLAAYFYGRKFIGIDNEKKYLDLSIKRFEELDRNIKNKLNKK from the coding sequence ATGGGAAAACCATATTACGAAAAACCAAACTTTACACTTTATCAAGCTGATTCACTTGAATTTTTAAAAGAAATTCCGGAAAATTCCGTGGATATGATTTTCGCTGATCCTCCGTATTTTTTATCAAGCGGAAGTTTTACTTGCCAAAATGGTAAAATGGTTAGCGTTAAGAAGGGTGATTGGGATTTGAGTAATGGATTAAAAAAGAATTTTGAATTTCATTTTGCATGGACTAAAGAATGTAAAAGAATTCTAAAGCCAAGTGGAACAATTTGGATCAGTGGAACTTATCACTCAATTTATCAATGCGGATTTGCTCTTGAAGTTAACAAATTTCATATTCTTAACGATATCGCGTGGTTTAAGCCAAATGCTTCGCCGAATTTGAGTTGTCGGTTTTTTACCGCCAGTCATGAAACCTTAATTTGGGCGAGAAAAGAAGAAAAAGCAAAGCATACTTTCAACTATGATTTAATGAAAAACGGCGAATGGCCGGAAGATGAAATCAAAAAACCGGGGCTGCAGATGCGTTCTGTGTGGTCAATAAATACGCCCAAGCCAATTGAAAAAAAATTCGGGAAACACCCGACACAAAAGCCATCTGATTTGTTAAGAAGAATAGTTTTGGCCAGCACGAATAGGGGCGATTTAATACTGGATCCTTTTACCGGGAGTTCTACGACAGGTTTGGCGGCTTATTTTTATGGAAGAAAATTTATCGGGATTGATAACGAAAAAAAATATTTAGATTTATCAATCAAAAGGTTTGAGGAATTGGACAGAAATATCAAGAATAAATTAAATAAAAAATAA
- a CDS encoding tRNA (adenosine(37)-N6)-threonylcarbamoyltransferase complex ATPase subunit type 1 TsaE has translation MLSQFSVITKSASETKKIAENLAKEILTGEGGAVLGLKGNLGGGKTTFVQGFAKGLGIKEKILSPTFNIFKKYKNFYHIDCYRIKREKEAIDLGFQEIFSNPENIVAVEWPENIKKIMPERTIWLTFKVIGEDKRKITIKQS, from the coding sequence ATGTTAAGTCAATTTTCTGTGATTACAAAAAGCGCTTCGGAGACAAAAAAAATAGCTGAAAACTTAGCCAAGGAGATTTTGACCGGAGAAGGAGGGGCTGTTTTGGGGCTGAAGGGAAATTTAGGGGGAGGGAAAACAACCTTTGTCCAAGGATTCGCCAAAGGGTTGGGAATAAAAGAAAAAATATTGAGCCCGACTTTCAATATTTTCAAAAAATATAAAAATTTTTATCATATTGATTGTTATAGGATAAAAAGAGAAAAGGAAGCAATTGATTTAGGTTTTCAAGAAATATTTTCCAATCCCGAAAATATCGTTGCTGTTGAGTGGCCGGAGAATATTAAAAAGATTATGCCCGAGAGAACAATCTGGCTCACCTTCAAAGTCATCGGCGAAGACAAGAGAAAAATCACCATCAAACAATCATAG